GAAATGATCTAAACATTTTATGTGTcatgaaacaaatttttaaagttgaaaaataggaaaaacaaatatgaatcaataaaagttccccgaaatatatttttatgtgtTAGAATGTCCTAAACATATGGTGAGACAAATACTGACTTATAatgattttttgtaaaaattcttAAATTGATTGGAAAACTTGGGTTATAACTCAtagtttttgtaaaaaaatcgACATTTTTAGTTTTGGAAAATATTTTGCATAGGAGTTAAGGAAAATGTTACAAGACTTTTGAATGTGATCATATCATCTATTATGTCCCGAAATCAAATTTTCCaagtttttaaagttaaaaaaaatttaaactagTTGAGGGCCCAGCAAATTTATTTTTACGTGTGATGTGACTAAAATGACTCGAATTTTAACTTctaatgaatttaaaatttggTAAAAATTATTGATGAAACGAAATTAAAAAATGGGAACATATAGAGTATCGGCATACTATCGCAACTCATCCACGCAATTTGTATCTGGGAAATttggaggaaggaaaaaaaaaacaaaaacaaaaacaaaaacaaaaacaaatagagAGTAAATAGAGAAGCAAAAGAATTAGGTGGTATAATAAATGTATAAGCATATTGTTGCAGAAACCTAAGGAAGCAAAGAACCAATATACATCCTCTACAATGTGCCACAATGCTTACAAGATTGTCTAACAAATTATCTAGTATTGTATTCTTCAATCTGCACATAAAATCGGTTGCTTCCCTCAATCGTTCATCCGCCGGCTTCGGCCGGTAACCTGGTAACTCCTTCAAAATCATAAGCATGGAACTGTGCTCCATCAAATAGAAAATCCACATGTATTGCAATGATCAATGATATAGTCTTATTCAACTCTTGTCCCTATTTCTTGTTTGTTTCTATTTACCACTCGAATGCTTGCTGGTAATGATGTAAGATGCGATAAATATGGATCAAAATTGGCAATCATAGTGTATAATCAAGTGAATTAATCAAGTGCAGTTTTTCTTCGACCTGTCATTGGCTTAGGCAAACCATCAAATATTGGTTTCGCAATGACTGCAGTTGAAAAGGCTTGTAAATCTGGCTTCAAACTCCACTTAGATGTTGACCAGATGGATGCAGAACCGCTACTCTCGTGATCCTGCAAATTTGATGTGCTCGACGACTTCCTCACTCCAGATAATTCATCTGCTATAAGCGAATCACCCAGACCTACTGGTATAGGATTCAAGCCACCAGCTTCAACATCATTTCCTAAAGCAGTTCTATTAGCTGCTGTGGGTCTAAGGGCCAAGCACTTTCCTGTAATTGCTGAAAACCCGGCATTGCCGCTGTTATCTCCCAAAAGCTTCTCAGGGGTGCGAGAAAAGTCTGCTTCAGATTTCTGACGCCTTCTAATTCGCAATGGATCAGAGTCACCGTCAGCAGGCATGGAATCAGAAAGTTCACTATTCTCATCCAATTTAACTAGGCTTCTTGACTTTCGAGGTTGGCTCAAAGGTTGGTCAGAAGCTGTTGAGGCTCCAAGGAATGGCCCATCTTCTAAATAATGGGCACCTCCATTTTTGTAGACTGCCATTTCAAAACCTTCAGTTATAGAGTTCTGATTTCTTGGTTTCAGCCCGTAATAACTTTGTAATGAGTTCATAGCCAAGGAGGGTTTCTTCGTAGGAGTAACTCTATGGGACCCAAAAGAGTTAAACAGATCACATTGTATGCTGCGAGGTGGGGTCTGGTTGGAACTACTCTGGCTGTATAAGCAAGTGTTAACATGGTAAGTCACAAATCAATCACAAACAAAACAcggtacaaaataatataatgaCGAAAAAATGTTAAGCAATATTTAAAGACTAAGAGAACCTATTGACTTTTTTTTCGGTTCTATATTCACTGAGAGATAATTGACCTCTAATATATATCTTGACATGTTACCTAAAATGCACACTGCATTAGACCATAATCACCtaaaaatgcattcccaaaaatgaaaaaactttGTGATCGAGGCTGCCTCATTCAAGAAAGAAGCAACATCTCAAATATGACACAAAATGTCAGTTGAACACATTGACAGCAGATTAATACGAGAATCTGATTCCGAAGTGCATTTCCTAACAATAGGTGCAGATCCAACTGCTCCCTGCCCCAATCATGTGCTTCACTTATTTTGGGGAAGAACTAGAGGTGTAATACTATTATGTTTGGGATACAACTTTGACCTAATCATATATTCGGCTACTGTAAACAAGTTTGCAAACCAAAAAGTCaaataaccaaacaaattaAGAGTAGAGACAGATAATTACCCTGGTGCCTTGGAACCGTCTGATAAACAAGGGGATGGAGGATGCCTCCCAGGTAGTGGAATCTGAAGAACCCGGAGGCCAAACATTTGGCGATCTGTAACAAGGCCGTTAATCTTTTTGATGTCGGCCACCTACAATATCACCAAAACACTACTTATTTTCGACAAAAAGCTCGATAatcaaacaagcaaacaaacaaaaatcaaataataatcAGGCACATTGCCGAGATATCTGAAACACAATGCCCCTTTGGAAGCAATAAGAACATCAAAACTCAAACAATTATTCGCATTCCCAATTTTCCATTGACTACATCAGCTATGAGCCTCAAACATTTCTCAGAATCCAGCAAATATTCGATTAACCAACAAAAAATGACACagaaaaacccagaaattcAAAACAGTAAATGAAGCAGAAGAATTCCAAAGTTCACATGTATTTTTGGAGAAATGCAAAGATCAAAAGCGGAGATGAGGAAATGGAAATGGTACCTCAACGCCGTATTTGATGGCGACGCCAACAAGCGTGTCGAATTTGGAAACGACATGTTCTATGTACCCTACTCCTCCGCCACCGACCAAAGCGGGAGAGGAAGACCGTGGCGGCGACGAAACCGGGAGAAAAggggaagacgaagaagaagaagccgaCATTGGATTGGTGTTGGTGTTATTGTATCGGTTATGCAAGGAGGACGAAATCACCTGATCTGCATGACTACAACAAAACTCGCTTTCCATCTCCCCCATTCAATTCACTTTCACTTTCACATTCGCAATCCGATTCCCTCCCAATTATATGTCATACCTCTCGATTCCAAATACAAATACGAATCTGAGAGGAAAAGCGATCGCCATCATTCGATTCTCGAACAAAATCGGAATCCCCCAACGCAGACAAGAGATCTAATCTATTGGAATTTGACTGATTCACCACCGATCGAATCAACCTGATGAATTCGAATCTGTCTTCCAAATGCAGCGTGCGATTTCGTCAATTCGTCGATTCTTCGATGCTTAGCTGGTTGCGGAAATTGAACCTCGAATGGACGATGATATGAAACGTTTATCtgccgcctcctcctcctcctcctcccttgTTCCTGAGATCTTGCGTCCTTCTTTTCCTCTTCCCGTTTTTACCTTCTCtctcgctttctctctcttaaaaTTTTAGATTGCGGATTAACCGATCAAGGATACAGGTGACGTCACCCCACATCCCAGGCTATACTTTcttaatttgtagtattttggATGTAATTTATACGTTTTAATTTTTTCCTAATTTTGTtaaaaactttaacgaaaagctcccacTTGTTCATTtcaacgaaaaaccacatttttatactgaaaagtcaattctggtactattcatcttaccctttattttgtctttatcgttaaaactcaaaattttcaagttcttttcattagtttttctaattttgttttggttttaccctttattttttgcTGTTTCTGTTTTCTTATTTGTTTTTTCTACCTGATATCAAGCGGTTAGTAAATGAAAAGTAATTCCTAACTGAATTCATTTTTAGTCCAAAACCAATCACAATTATTCAAATGGGCTGTCGTTTTTTTGTTTGACCTTTCATTTTACTAAGCCAGCGCTAATCATGGAATAATCTCAAAAGAATTTTACGGGTTTATTCTCTCACCATTTTCTATTCAAAACGAAGAAGACCGttattacccaaaaaaaaacaaaaaaacgaaGAAGACCgttagatcttagaccaagttTTTGCTTAAACAATGTTATATAGTGGGGGGGGGAGTAGTTTATATAAAACGAGTTTATCACCGCCATGTAGCATCTGATTGCTTTTCTATCGATCATCTTGGAGAAGTAAAAACTAATTTTGCCGCAAAGTCAAAGGTTAATGCTTTATTTTCCAGTTCCTAGCATTCCTTGTTGTCCAAGCTGCTTCTAGTCAATGGCGCTAATTGCTCTCATGATTTACTTCCAGTTGCCGCCTCCCTAACACCAGTTTCATGATTGTTACCTAATTCCGAATTTGTTCATAATTTATTGCCTGCAAGCCTCTACTCAACCTAAGTAACAAGTCAAcagaaaaaagataaaaataaaactgcTCAGATACAAATCCACACTACTATTCTCGAAAGTGACCGTAAAAATTTCCTGCATACCATAACAAATGTGGAGGCCCCAGATAACGACATGGTCCACGTTTTTTAACACTTTATATGACATACGATTGATTTTTGATGTGCTTCACCTTCATGTAACTAATGTGATACAGTAAAACAAGTTTAGCCATCCAACCTCATCATCTCGTGTCCCTAACATTGGTTTAGCAATCGCCTCATGAACCATGAGTCAGGCCATCTCTTCTGGCTGCTTAAACTGATGAGTAAATAGAGAATAAAAACCAGGCGTACAAGGCACCATAACCGTGGTCATATGCTTTATCTAATCAGTGTTACTCTCTAAGGTGGTTGCATCTCTCATACCAAGACCATTGTAGATGTGACACCAATGGCACAAAACCGGCATTACATCTTTTTATGGAAAAATGATCCGAATCCAGCTCAACCCTCGCTAGACTCCCATAAACTCATTGGGAAGCCTCTTGATAACAGTTAGCCGCAATATCCTGCAGGTGTTACAAGCCTTTTAAGCCACAGGGATGTTAGGTTCGTTTAAATTCACAAAGGCCTCAGCTCGAGCCATGCGTGCCATTGCCGCATTCCAAGACACAAGATGATTCATAAACGTATCCACGTACTTTCCCCTGTCATTCTGTTAACAAGTTACCCAAGGATCATTAAAAAATTAGAGCCACCTAGTGGAAACTAAATGAAGTTTGATACCAATACAAACCTTGAAATCCAGATAATAAGCATGCTGCAAGAACGAAAGCAAAAAGGAAAAAGTATTAGCATatttaagaaaatttcatcTCCCTCCccgcgagagagagagagagagagagagagagagagagagagaggagggggtGGGGCGGGTAGAAAAGAGCAGAGAGCGAGAGATATCATTTACACACCTCCCAAAGATCCAAACTGATTATTGGCTGCAGGATAAGAGATAATTAATGAAACTGCTGAAATAAGTGTcagaaaaaaattgggaaaaattggttttacttacTATGTCATCCCAAACAAGTGGGCAAATGGCATTCGAAGTTTTAATTATCTGAAGtcgtctctcttctctctttactGGGAAAATGAAACAAGGAAAATTATCGGTAACCAGAGGAGTTATTTAGCAAACAAGGTCACAAGATGAATTCTTTGGCAGGTAAGTACAGAAACTTAGTGATGTTGAACTCGAAAAAATTAATGTAAGTATGAGATTACCCAATCAATGAATATGAGGAAAATTCATTCTTTGAAATTCCAGACACATTAACTCACACAAGTTCAGAAATAAACATGAGAAAGGACTTACAAACAAGCCAAACCCAGCCAGAGCCAAATAGCGTAAGTGCTGCTTCTGTAAACTTCTCTCTGAAATTTGAAAAGGAACCAAAATCCTTTTCTATCTGCTGAAGGACACCCAGTTGGGGCATCTCTCCTCCTCCCGGTTGCATGGACTCCCAAAAGAAGTCATGATTCCACACCTACAACGATAAAGTCAAAGAATGTCGTCTCATAATCCCCAAATTAGATGTCGAACAAGGTCAACTTTCCTTGTTGCATATCACTTTTCACAACATGTCACCTGTTTGCAACATTTTTTCATGCTATGACCAAGACTGGACTTCAAGTTTGTGAGTCTTAAACCAGTCTGAAACTGCACTAAACCTTTAGGAACAACCTACCaggaaaactaaaaatttgaaCAAGCTTTAGAATCAGTTCTGCTTCAGGCTACACGATTGTATCACATATTGTCCGGTGGTAGTATATTTAAGCCTAAGAAAGTCAACTAAGCATATAACAGCCTGTCGCTAAACATTCCACATCTTTGATCAGTGACCCCTATGCAGGCTCATTGATAGCATTTAAAAATGATCCAGTCAAGAAAAGTATACAAATCAGCTAACGATTTTGTAGATACCTGAGCAGTGTTGTTAAATTCAGGCAAAGGATTCCCATTATTATAAGTTGCTTTGACAAGTTCATCGAAAGTGTAGCCATATAGTACGTCACTCTTCTCCAGCTGTTTGTTCAGACCTTCCACATAGTTTCGATGATGGCCTCCCCAGTGAACTTCCAATGTTCTCTGACTCATATAAGGCTCCAAAGCATCCTGAAAAAAGAAACATTACACTTCAGTCAGGGAAGATCATATGCATGTTGTACGTATAATATAATTTCATGTATGTATCATCACGCAACAAGAATAAGCAGCAGGACACAGAATAGTAATCTCCACACAATAAGATTTACAACGCGAGATGGATAACTGCGATAAGTGAGGGCTTCATAGAATCAAATGCTATACCACACGAACTTCAGAAACCAAACAGTCACATCACTAAAGTATCTTGCAAATCCAATCAGGTTATAAGACATTGACAAAGGCAAATAGGAAACCTAAAAACTTCTTCTCTTCATGCACCTAATGTGACAGTAGAAGCTGACTTGGCCAACCCAATTTCATGTCCTTAAAAATTGGTTTAGCAAAACGAGAAAGTAGTTTACTTACAAGTTTATAAGGAGGGTTTTTCAATCCATAGTAACCGACAACTCTAGAAGCTCTTGGAGACCCATCGGGCTGTCTTTTCTGCTGCTTACACTGAGAAAATAGAGAGCCAACAGACACTCATTCTCTAACCAAATGTTGtgaacaaaaaaccacattttataGCGCAATCGAATATTTGAATCCATTACAACTTATAAGGGGAAAATAAACGCGGCAGGAGCGAAAACACAAACGAAATTACAACAAACTATATAGAAAAATAGCAAAGTACACAATAATTACGTACCGGAAGAGGAAGCTGGGAACTCTTAAAAGAGTGAGAAAATTCAGTCAATAAAAGGTGAGAGCTTGGAGGTGAAGGACTAGAAAAACAGAGCATCATTGCTCTCCTTTAATTGCTCCTCTCGCACTCAAATATGATTTAACTGAACTGAAACAAGCAAAATTTGAGGGCTGACATACTTGAACAACAGAACATTAACATAATTAACAtaattaagagagagagagagagagagagagagagagagagaccttggTAGTTGGTGTTGATGACGAGCGGCGTCCggtggaaagagagagaagctTTTTATGAAAGGAGGGGGGTTATCGTTTCGTCTGTATTTTCTGTTCATTTGTTTACTTTTTCGGCCTCCTATCATTGCCAATTTACATTCTGACCAGAAAAATCACTGTTCGTTCGACTCAGGTCCATTTGTTTACTTTTTCGTCCTCCTATCACTGCCGAAAGGAAAATCCAAGATTTTAACTCCCCGGGGACAGTATAACAAAAATTGGGAATTCAAGATACCATCTTTTCTACCACTTATTCTTTAACATTCCTATGAGAGTACTGTATAAGAgtatttctttctaaatattgaaaatttaaaatacataattaaattTTGAAGCATCAACAACAATTTCCTTCATTTATCCACTTTTCAATTTTGCCACGTTTTTTGTTGAAttagtggccaagtggccaaaaACCTTTCGGtgcatataataaaaaatgaggGCATAAAGATGTGGGAACATCATTATGAGGAGACAAATGATCATGTTTCCTTTTGATTTGTTGAATTTTCAAAGGCAGAGAATTTGGTTTTTTACTTCCACCCTTTGCCTTTGGAGAAGTAGAGAAAGCATCATTTGTTTTTTGGTGAAGCCCAACTCTGCTCAGAGAACAGAGTAGCAGAGCATCCGAGCAGAGAAGGAGTGCTGCATTCCTCATTGGAAGAGAGCACCTCTCTTCGGTTAGTAATCATTCATCAAAATTGTATTTGTTGTATTAGCTTTGAGCTTCGTACAGAGAGGAAATTATTCACAATATTTCATTCTCTATTTGGTTCTTTGGTGTGTGAAAATTATTGGTTGTATTGGAGTTTTAGGTTGTGAGATTgacaacactttgtaaactcccatttggttgatagtggattattgggtgagctcctactactccgaggacgtactcaaGTTaaactgactgttgaggaacctcgttaaaatcttggtgtattttatattttgttcttgcattccatttgatatatttcctgtggaTTAGCTTGAATTGGTTCCAATTGGTTTGGtgttatcctagcacaacatttTCCTTGTACCAATTTCGTGGTATACCATTTATCGTTTCGTCTGGTTTTCCGTGGTATAGACATTTCGAATTCGAAGATGCTCTTTTCTCCAGAGGAGTAAACCAAAGAAAATTTACTTAAGAAGTCAATCAATGGATGGATAGATCCCTTTCAAATGGCTTATACAAATTATCTTACTGTGAGCGTGTAAAAATATATTTCAAAGTATGTGTCCGCAGAAGGTTATAATTACAGAAAAATTACAATATCAAATGAATGAGGCATTGACCCCTCTCCACTTCGCAGCTTTGGATACCTGATCGATCATATATGTGCTATGTCACCAGTACAAAATTGCAAAAGCACCATTCTTAAACCTGCATAAATACACATGTCAATGAACGATTCTAAATGACGAGATGATTTCTCTTAGAACGCCCAAGAGCACTTAAAATAATTACCGTGCGTAGATTAAAACTTTATCCAAGATACCGAAGCAAGACCCCGTCATTCCCCAGCACAAATCCTTTTTTGTCATCAATAAACCTGCAGCAGTATAGAAATTATAACACCAAGTTGCAGTATTTCGAAtccattgaaaaatctctcgcgGTACAATCGCTAAAAGGAATTGCTATTGGCACTCCATAAATCTAATCGggcacttcaaactttctatatttagaaagaaatatTCTCTTGTACCACATGAGGAGTGCACAATTAGATTTTGGATTATCAATAATAGTTCCTAAGGGGAATACCAAATACCAAATTCATAGACAAACGTCTGGAGAGATTAGACTTACTTTACAGAGTATAGATTGGCTGCAATATTGTCCGCTGCTTTGTCACGGGTCCATGTCTTGCCACCATTGGTAGTCTGCAGTAAAATCCCACTTCCCCCGGCTGCCCAAGCCTCATCCTGCGTAGTACAAAAACAGTCACTAAACATGTAAAAACTAATTACACTAGAAGGGTTCTGATTACAGTAATTGAAGGAGACCAGACAAGCACATGGACGGAAAACCATTACCTTTGATCGGTACCCGACATCAAGAATGCCAAAACCCCGGCTTTGGACTGGAACTTCTTCAAAATCCTCTGTTAACTGAAATAATAAGCAATATCTTAGCTTCTATGCTATGAGAGTGACAAGGTTACAAGGTGAATTATTCTTCTTGCATGATAAGGTTACAGGGAAAAACAGTATTTACTTACCCCGGTACCTTTGCTCAGATAAAGTCCCCCTCCACGAACAAGGAGCCAAAGACCACCATCGGCTCTCCATCCCATGTTTTGAATTCTTCTTGCAATTGTTCTGTTATGTGGCTGCCAGTATGGCTGAAAATGTAAAGAAGGCAATGAATCACAGGCTTCACAGTTAACATGAGTGCATGAGTATATCCCACAAACTTACTGCATCTGAATTTTCAGGGGGTAAAAGATAAAACACAGTGATTAGACAGAGGGAAAAGCCATATTGCATAGAAAAGGAGAAACTCACCTGGCCAGGCTCCCAAGTGAGATAGAAATTACCGCGGCTTGAGACGGCAACATATTTTCCATCGGGTGAGCGATTCACAGAATTAAAAGTTCCAGTGTAGTAACTTGCACCACTAATTCCACTAGAAACTGTTCTGAAAAAGCAATGGAGATACATGAAACTTGTTGCCTTTGTATCGTCAATAAAAGAGCAACCaacttaaacaatatgaaaatcTGAGGAAAACGAAAAGAAACCATCTCAGATATTCACGATATACGTAAAATCTCAAACTTTGAAATATTGTGTGAACGTCTTAAGTTTCCAACTATAATCTTTAATCCGACCACTGAATGAAAACATACCTATTAAGAGTAGCGGAAACAGTCTCCTGAACAGCAGCCCTCCAGTTGTAGCCTCTGTTTGATGTCACATAAATTGCACCTTCGTCAGTCACCATCTCTGCACTCTTCTCACCAGTTGCCTTTATATACACCTGGAAACATTACAAACAGATAGGCTTATCTCAGCTTACCAATATCCAAACGGAAAACAATGTTGATTACTTCATCCAATGTTTTCATTACTTCATAAGAAACTGCATCACGGATATCAGTTATCACTTAAATTGCATAGAATCACGCTAAAAAGGGATATTTGAGATTAAATGAGTAATAGAAAGATTTACCATATCTCCAGGAAGCTGAGAGCTTAGCGGTATCCTTTCCCAGCTGTCTCCGGAATCAGAAGTGTGCAACAGAATTGCAGGCTTTCCAACAATCCAACCCTCCTTCCCTTTGAAGCTTATGGCATTGAATCTGTAATTAAAATCTTCATCTTCAGCTGACGGAATCGAACGCTGAACCCAAGTTTCTCCGCCATCCTTCGTCTCTAAAAGGGTTTGCCTggtccccaaaagaaaacctagcCACATAAATTAACCAACAAATACTCAATTTTAATTCCAGATAATATGAATCTTAGCATTAACTAACAGCACTTGGAATTTTATCGCATGCATTTTCTGAGGA
The nucleotide sequence above comes from Malus sylvestris chromosome 16, drMalSylv7.2, whole genome shotgun sequence. Encoded proteins:
- the LOC126606273 gene encoding photosystem II stability/assembly factor HCF136, chloroplastic-like encodes the protein MKMATSLQLTTDFSKPTIHLKPSLEFATTPRRFRTSLSIPRAYSSSSDSSLVSRRHFVSETAALSLSLTTLPLFGSVLPAKAEDPALSEWEKVSLPIDPGVVLLDIAFVPEDPKHGFLLGTRQTLLETKDGGETWVQRSIPSAEDEDFNYRFNAISFKGKEGWIVGKPAILLHTSDSGDSWERIPLSSQLPGDMVYIKATGEKSAEMVTDEGAIYVTSNRGYNWRAAVQETVSATLNRTVSSGISGASYYTGTFNSVNRSPDGKYVAVSSRGNFYLTWEPGQPYWQPHNRTIARRIQNMGWRADGGLWLLVRGGGLYLSKGTGLTEDFEEVPVQSRGFGILDVGYRSKDEAWAAGGSGILLQTTNGGKTWTRDKAADNIAANLYSVKFIDDKKGFVLGNDGVLLRYLG
- the LOC126606275 gene encoding uncharacterized protein LOC126606275 → MGEMESEFCCSHADQVISSSLHNRYNNTNTNPMSASSSSSSPFLPVSSPPRSSSPALVGGGGVGYIEHVVSKFDTLVGVAIKYGVEVADIKKINGLVTDRQMFGLRVLQIPLPGRHPPSPCLSDGSKAPGQSSSNQTPPRSIQCDLFNSFGSHRVTPTKKPSLAMNSLQSYYGLKPRNQNSITEGFEMAVYKNGGAHYLEDGPFLGASTASDQPLSQPRKSRSLVKLDENSELSDSMPADGDSDPLRIRRRQKSEADFSRTPEKLLGDNSGNAGFSAITGKCLALRPTAANRTALGNDVEAGGLNPIPVGLGDSLIADELSGVRKSSSTSNLQDHESSGSASIWSTSKWSLKPDLQAFSTAVIAKPIFDGLPKPMTGRRKTALD
- the LOC126606277 gene encoding superoxide dismutase [Fe] 3, chloroplastic-like, which codes for MMLCFSSPSPPSSHLLLTEFSHSFKSSQLPLPCKQQKRQPDGSPRASRVVGYYGLKNPPYKLDALEPYMSQRTLEVHWGGHHRNYVEGLNKQLEKSDVLYGYTFDELVKATYNNGNPLPEFNNTAQVWNHDFFWESMQPGGGEMPQLGVLQQIEKDFGSFSNFREKFTEAALTLFGSGWVWLVLKREERRLQIIKTSNAICPLVWDDIPIISLDLWEHAYYLDFKNDRGKYVDTFMNHLVSWNAAMARMARAEAFVNLNEPNIPVA